Proteins co-encoded in one Garra rufa chromosome 21, GarRuf1.0, whole genome shotgun sequence genomic window:
- the kcnk3b gene encoding potassium channel subfamily K member 3: MKRQNVRTLALIICTLSYLLIGAGVFDALESKQEKGQKIKLDYRKFLLMYKYNLTRLDFDQIEKVVLLLKPHKAGVQWKFSGSFYFAITVITTIGYGHAAPSTDAGKAFCMGYALLGIPLTLVMFQSLGERINTFVRFLLHKAKKCMGLRRPEVSMANMVIIGFFSCISTLCIGAAAFSHYEGWTFFHAFYYCFITLTTIGFGDYVALQKDNALQNDPHYVAFSFVYILMGLTVIGAFLNLVVLRFMTMNTEDERRDAEQRALLSKDKQKGPVLRRPDPPSPAAVRRDKRRGLKSVYAEVLHFQTVCSCLWYKSREKMVILPQDMSFTDALMEQGDVSPHHFFEPGPTGCVCNPQRCSAISTVSADLRNISPFRLFSKRRSSV; the protein is encoded by the exons ATGAAGAGACAAAACGTGCGGACACTCGCCTTAATTATCTGCACTTTGTCCTATTTACTCATTGGAGCGGGAGTCTTCGACGCTCTCGAGTCAAAGCAGGAGAAAGGCCAGAAGATCAAACTAGACTATCGAAAATTTCTACTTATGTATAAATATAATCTCACCAGACTTGACTTCGATCAGATTGAAAAGGTCGTGTTGCTTCTGAAGCCTCACAAAGCCGGAGTCCAGTGGAAGTTCTCCGGGTCTTTTTATTTCGCCATCACTGTGATAACAACCATAG GTTATGGCCATGCCGCCCCCAGTACTGATGCTGGGAAAGCATTCTGCATGGGGTATGCGCTTCTTGGCATCCCCCTCACCCTGGTGATGTTCCAGAGCCTGGGTGAACGTATCAACACCTTTGTCCGCTTCCTGTTGCACAAAGCCAAGAAATGCATGGGCCTGCGGCGGCCGGAAGTCTCCATGGCTAACATGGTGATCATCGGCTTCTTTTCCTGCATCAGCACCTTGTGCATAGGAGCAGCTGCCTTCTCCCACTACGAAGGCTGGACCTTTTTCCATGCCTTCTACTATTGTTTCATCACCCTCACAACTATCGGTTTCGGGGACTACGTAGCCCTACAGAAGGACAACGCTCTCCAGAACGACCCTCATTACGTGGCCTTTAGTTTTGTCTATATCTTGATGGGCCTCACGGTAATTGGTGCTTTCCTCAATCTAGTGGTGCTACGGTTCATGACGATGAACACAGAGGATGAGAGAAGAGATGCAGAGCAGAGGGCGCTGCtctccaaagataaacaaaaagGTCCGGTTTTGCGGCGTCCGGACCCTCCGAGCCCAGCCGCCGTCAGGCGAGATAAAAGGCGTGGGTTGAAGAGCGTCTACGCTGAGGTGCTCCACTTCCAGACGGTGTGCTCCTGCCTGTGGTACAAAAGCCGAGAGAAAATGGTGATCCTCCCGCAGGATATGTCCTTCACTGATGCGCTAATGGAGCAAGGAGATGTATCGCCCCACCACTTCTTCGAGCCTGGCCCCACAGGCTGCGTATGTAACCCTCAACGCTGCTCAGCCATTAGCACTGTGTCTGCTGACCTGAGAAACATCTCACCCTTCAGGCTCTTCTCCAAGAGACGCAGCTCTGTCTGA